The Sphaerospermopsis torques-reginae ITEP-024 genome has a window encoding:
- a CDS encoding RNA-guided endonuclease InsQ/TnpB family protein, which translates to MLLGFKTELKVNKLQRLLLAQHAGVARHAWNQGLALCQQVLLHNKLNPQDKIKFPTAIDLHKWLVAAIKSTHPWYYEVSKCAPQYALRYLSDALKAFLKKSKGFPKFKKKGRHDSFTLDGSIKIDYRKVKVPVIGWLKTYEILPTGYKPKSVTISKQADKWFISWKQEVRTTQTQKNQEFVGVDLGINHLATLSIGEIFNGVKSYKKYEDKLARMQYLNRHKLIGSNNYRKAQIQIARLHQKIANIRKDTLHKITTYISKNHAVIGIEDLNVSGMLANGKLSKAIADMGFYEFRRQLEYKTQLYGSKLVIVDRFYPSRDFIYKVSTSTCGEKKSSLSLSQRVFKCDRSGFECDRNLNAAMNLKKEAVRLIVLACGLDSADTARVKQEEKADFC; encoded by the coding sequence ATGCTACTAGGATTCAAAACCGAACTCAAAGTTAACAAGCTACAACGACTACTACTGGCGCAACACGCAGGAGTAGCCAGACACGCTTGGAATCAAGGTTTAGCACTTTGTCAACAGGTATTGTTACATAACAAACTTAATCCTCAAGACAAAATCAAATTTCCCACAGCCATAGATTTACATAAATGGTTAGTAGCAGCCATTAAATCTACCCATCCTTGGTATTATGAAGTGTCTAAATGCGCACCTCAATACGCATTAAGATATCTCTCAGATGCCTTGAAAGCCTTCTTGAAAAAAAGTAAAGGATTTCCTAAGTTTAAGAAAAAAGGGAGACATGATTCTTTTACCTTAGATGGGTCAATAAAAATTGACTACAGAAAGGTAAAAGTTCCTGTCATTGGTTGGCTGAAAACTTATGAAATTCTCCCGACTGGATATAAACCGAAATCTGTCACCATCAGTAAACAAGCTGATAAGTGGTTTATCTCGTGGAAACAGGAGGTGAGAACGACTCAAACACAGAAAAATCAAGAGTTTGTAGGAGTAGATTTAGGAATAAATCATCTAGCGACATTATCAATAGGAGAAATATTCAATGGTGTAAAAAGCTATAAAAAGTATGAAGATAAACTAGCAAGAATGCAATATTTGAACCGACATAAACTCATAGGTTCAAATAATTATAGAAAAGCACAAATCCAAATAGCGAGATTACACCAAAAAATAGCCAACATCAGAAAAGATACATTACATAAAATCACCACCTATATCAGCAAAAACCACGCGGTTATAGGGATAGAAGATTTGAATGTATCAGGAATGTTAGCAAATGGGAAATTATCAAAAGCTATTGCGGATATGGGCTTTTATGAATTTAGAAGGCAGCTAGAATACAAAACACAACTGTATGGCAGTAAGTTAGTAATTGTGGATAGATTTTATCCCAGTAGAGACTTTATATATAAAGTCTCTACATCTACTTGTGGAGAGAAAAAATCATCACTGTCATTATCTCAAAGAGTGTTTAAATGTGACAGATCTGGTTTTGAATGTGACAGAAATTTAAACGCTGCGATGAATTTAAAAAAAGAAGCGGTCAGATTGATCGTGTTAGCCTGTGGACTAGATAGTGCCGACACTGCTAGGGTGAAACAGGAAGAAAAAGCCGACTTTTGTTAG
- a CDS encoding Eco57I restriction-modification methylase domain-containing protein, whose product MSQKDDKALFQKKALKNASGAFKFPEDLTARHQIISKWVEALNSGTLDKISEVSLQGNFLKEIFQDVLGYQSVIDGGGKKWELYPEKNIADGGGFADAALGYFTATENQKGQVKLQGQVVAPIELKGTKNNLDRAASGRDKSAVDQGWHYANYTPDCRWIIISNYRELRLYHINKTLAYYEKFVLADLVDFQEFKKFYFILCRDNFLPIKNVSVIDRLLTASEQAQEDITKQLYDEYKQVRLNIVKHFRFIDKLAIVNRDGVLIEKAQKTLDRILFIAFCEDRGLLPEQTINKAHDSRNAYNNRPIWEIYKDVFRWVDQGNDDPPIPGYNGGLFQHDPLLDEQLNIPDPLCTQLKNLTRFDFDSEVSVDILGRIFEQSITDLEELKADVSKQEFDKKQGKRKKLGVFYTPAYITQYIVEIAIGGYLQKREAELRQRLQLGEFTDPEKQREKEIEFWLNYRDEILVKTRVVDPACGSGAFLIAAFDYLQSQYQRVHDNLRFLQYQDSENLELDKTILSNNLFGVDLSPESVEITKLSLWLKTATQGKALTYLDDNIKVGNSIVADAQFTDLPFIWESEFPQVFAGGGFDVVIGNPPYIRQELLSPFKPYLQENYQTYDGVADIYIYFYEKGLNLLKPEGILSYIVTNKWLRSGYGEALRRFFSQSSVFEQIIDFGHAPIFEDADTFPCIVAVKKTNLLETEKENKKVVVCVVPREELPKINLTQYVQNEDNSYTIPWSRFSAHAWSLEPPAVDELMQKIQRVGIPLKEFAGVKPYRGIMTGFNEAFFIDDATKKKLILDDPKCAEIIKPILRGQDIKRWCPEWDNLWIILLKSSSDFTWKWSEDKNTAEEIFKSSFPSLYQHFKPLEDKLRKRSDKGRYWWELRSCAYYDKFEQPKIIYQVIQTLPLYAFDNSGVLGNDKTFILPTQDLFILAVLNSPLLWWYGQRIFTKMLSDSISPMGYLFETLPIAQPTVEIRAEVEEIVTRLIEITKLNGQIYKDVLDWLQVEYKIEKLGNKLEDFATLEFAEFVEEVRKRMPKPKTAKKASDPLSVPAFKALRQAHNDYVPEIQSRKNEAVKLEQRLADLVNQTYQLTPEEIDLMWKTAPPRMPIFR is encoded by the coding sequence ATGAGTCAGAAAGACGATAAAGCTTTATTTCAGAAAAAAGCGTTAAAAAATGCTTCAGGTGCTTTTAAATTTCCTGAAGATTTAACAGCACGTCATCAAATAATTAGCAAATGGGTTGAAGCTTTAAATTCAGGTACACTGGATAAAATCAGCGAAGTTTCTTTACAGGGAAATTTCTTAAAAGAGATATTTCAAGATGTGTTAGGTTATCAATCTGTAATTGATGGAGGTGGTAAAAAATGGGAACTTTACCCAGAGAAAAATATTGCTGATGGTGGGGGTTTTGCTGATGCTGCTTTAGGATATTTTACCGCAACAGAAAATCAAAAAGGTCAGGTAAAATTACAAGGTCAAGTTGTTGCACCCATTGAATTAAAAGGAACTAAAAATAATTTAGATCGTGCTGCATCAGGAAGGGATAAATCAGCAGTTGATCAAGGATGGCATTATGCTAATTATACCCCTGATTGTCGTTGGATTATTATTTCTAATTATCGAGAATTACGATTATATCATATTAACAAGACTCTTGCTTATTATGAAAAGTTTGTATTAGCAGATTTAGTAGATTTTCAGGAGTTTAAAAAATTCTATTTTATTCTGTGTCGGGATAATTTCTTACCTATTAAAAATGTCTCTGTTATTGATAGATTATTAACCGCTTCTGAGCAAGCACAGGAAGATATTACCAAACAATTATATGACGAATATAAACAAGTCAGATTAAACATAGTTAAACATTTTCGGTTTATTGATAAATTAGCTATTGTTAACCGTGATGGGGTATTAATTGAAAAAGCACAAAAGACATTAGACAGAATTTTATTTATTGCATTTTGTGAGGATAGGGGATTATTACCAGAACAGACTATTAATAAAGCCCATGATAGCAGAAATGCTTATAATAATCGTCCGATTTGGGAAATTTATAAAGACGTTTTTCGCTGGGTTGATCAAGGTAATGATGATCCACCAATTCCCGGTTATAATGGTGGTTTGTTTCAACATGATCCGCTATTAGATGAACAGTTGAATATTCCCGATCCTTTATGTACACAACTTAAAAACCTGACACGGTTTGATTTTGATTCGGAAGTTTCTGTAGATATTTTGGGGCGAATTTTTGAACAGTCAATTACAGATTTAGAAGAATTAAAAGCTGATGTTTCTAAACAGGAATTTGATAAAAAACAAGGTAAGCGCAAAAAATTAGGGGTGTTTTATACTCCTGCTTATATCACGCAATATATTGTCGAAATTGCCATTGGTGGATATTTACAAAAACGGGAAGCTGAGTTAAGACAGCGTTTACAGTTAGGAGAATTTACAGATCCAGAAAAACAACGAGAAAAAGAAATTGAATTTTGGTTAAATTACCGAGATGAGATATTAGTAAAAACGCGAGTTGTTGATCCTGCGTGTGGTTCGGGTGCGTTTTTAATTGCTGCTTTTGATTATTTGCAAAGTCAGTATCAACGAGTGCATGATAATTTGCGGTTTTTACAATATCAAGATTCGGAAAATCTGGAATTAGATAAAACCATCCTCAGTAATAATTTGTTTGGGGTTGATTTATCTCCAGAGTCGGTAGAAATTACTAAGTTATCTTTGTGGTTAAAAACTGCAACTCAGGGTAAAGCTTTAACTTATTTGGATGATAATATCAAAGTTGGTAATTCTATTGTCGCAGATGCACAATTTACAGATTTACCTTTTATTTGGGAAAGTGAATTTCCTCAAGTTTTTGCTGGAGGTGGGTTTGATGTAGTGATTGGAAATCCTCCTTATATTCGTCAGGAATTGTTATCACCTTTTAAACCTTATTTACAGGAGAATTATCAAACTTATGATGGTGTTGCGGATATCTATATTTATTTTTATGAAAAAGGTTTGAATTTACTGAAACCAGAGGGAATACTTTCCTATATTGTGACGAATAAATGGTTGCGTTCTGGTTATGGGGAAGCGTTGAGAAGGTTCTTTTCTCAGTCAAGTGTGTTTGAACAAATTATTGATTTTGGACACGCACCAATTTTTGAAGATGCTGATACTTTTCCCTGTATTGTTGCAGTCAAGAAAACTAATCTTTTGGAAACGGAAAAGGAAAATAAAAAAGTTGTAGTTTGTGTTGTTCCTCGTGAGGAGTTACCAAAAATTAACCTTACTCAATATGTACAGAATGAGGACAATAGTTATACTATACCTTGGTCGCGGTTTTCTGCTCATGCTTGGAGTTTAGAACCTCCTGCGGTGGATGAGTTAATGCAGAAAATTCAACGGGTAGGTATTCCGTTAAAAGAGTTTGCTGGGGTTAAACCATATCGGGGAATAATGACAGGTTTTAATGAGGCATTTTTCATAGATGATGCGACTAAGAAAAAGTTGATTTTAGATGATCCAAAATGTGCGGAAATTATTAAACCAATATTGAGAGGACAAGATATTAAAAGATGGTGTCCTGAATGGGATAATTTATGGATTATTTTACTTAAATCTAGCAGTGATTTCACTTGGAAATGGAGTGAAGATAAAAATACAGCAGAAGAAATTTTTAAATCCTCGTTTCCTTCTTTATATCAGCATTTTAAACCTTTGGAGGATAAATTACGCAAACGTTCAGATAAAGGTAGATATTGGTGGGAATTAAGGTCATGTGCATATTATGATAAGTTTGAACAACCTAAAATTATCTATCAAGTTATTCAAACTTTACCACTTTATGCTTTTGATAATTCTGGAGTTTTGGGAAATGATAAAACTTTCATACTTCCCACTCAAGATTTATTTATTTTAGCTGTTCTTAATTCTCCTTTGCTTTGGTGGTATGGTCAGCGAATTTTCACAAAAATGCTGTCTGACTCTATTAGTCCAATGGGGTATTTATTTGAAACCTTACCCATTGCACAACCCACAGTAGAAATACGCGCAGAAGTAGAAGAAATAGTCACTCGTTTAATAGAAATAACCAAACTCAACGGACAAATTTATAAAGATGTTCTCGACTGGTTGCAAGTAGAATACAAAATTGAAAAACTGGGAAATAAACTAGAAGATTTCGCAACTTTAGAATTTGCGGAATTTGTGGAAGAAGTCAGAAAAAGAATGCCCAAACCAAAGACAGCTAAAAAAGCATCTGATCCTTTAAGTGTACCAGCTTTTAAAGCTTTACGTCAAGCCCATAATGATTATGTTCCCGAAATTCAAAGTCGCAAAAATGAAGCTGTGAAATTAGAACAGCGACTTGCAGATTTAGTGAATCAAACCTATCAATTAACACCCGAAGAAATTGACTTAATGTGGAAAACAGCACCTCCAAGAATGCCGATTTTTAGATAG
- a CDS encoding photosystem II manganese-stabilizing polypeptide: MRYRALIVAFLALCLGLITACSDAPSSSSRDLLTYEQIRGTGLANKCPQLAETSRGSIALDNSQFYTIKELCLEPTNYFVKEEPANKRQEAEFVAGKLVTRNTSTIDQVQGDLKINPDNSLTFVEKDGLDFQAITVKLPGGELVPFLFTVKNLIAQTQPNLTSINTSTDFEGKFKVPSYRGASFLDPKGRGVVSGYDNAVALPAQADDDDLTRANVKRTEILNGKISLQVAKVDSSTGEIAGTFESIQPSDTDLGAGEPKEVKIRGLFYGRVETNRG; this comes from the coding sequence ATGAGGTATCGCGCTTTAATAGTTGCATTCTTAGCTTTATGCTTGGGGCTGATAACGGCTTGTAGTGATGCGCCTTCATCTAGCAGCAGAGACTTGCTGACTTACGAACAAATTCGAGGTACTGGCTTGGCTAACAAATGCCCTCAGTTGGCAGAAACAAGCCGTGGTTCTATTGCTTTGGATAACAGTCAGTTCTACACCATCAAAGAACTGTGCTTAGAACCTACCAATTACTTTGTCAAGGAAGAACCTGCTAACAAACGGCAAGAAGCTGAATTTGTAGCTGGTAAATTGGTGACTCGTAACACATCCACTATTGATCAAGTACAAGGTGATTTAAAAATCAACCCAGATAACAGTCTGACCTTTGTAGAAAAAGATGGTCTTGATTTCCAAGCTATCACAGTCAAACTTCCTGGTGGTGAACTGGTACCTTTCTTATTTACTGTCAAAAACTTGATTGCACAAACACAGCCTAATTTGACCAGCATTAATACTTCTACTGATTTTGAAGGTAAGTTTAAAGTTCCTTCTTATCGTGGTGCTTCTTTCCTAGATCCCAAAGGTCGTGGTGTGGTCAGTGGTTATGATAATGCTGTGGCATTACCAGCCCAAGCCGACGATGATGATTTGACACGAGCTAATGTGAAGCGTACAGAAATCCTCAATGGCAAGATTTCTTTACAAGTAGCTAAAGTAGACAGTTCTACTGGCGAAATAGCTGGTACTTTTGAAAGTATACAGCCCTCTGATACAGATTTGGGTGCTGGCGAACCTAAAGAAGTTAAGATTCGTGGTTTATTCTACGGTCGCGTAGAAACAAATCGCGGTTAA
- a CDS encoding RNA polymerase sigma factor SigF, translated as MPNTATNELKHEISQLLREYEQCPSERLRNQLVKLNFGLVRKEAHYWINQSHESYEDLIQVGCLGLIRAIEKFELSKGHAFSSYAIPYIRGEIQHYLRDKGVTIRIPRRWLALQQQAIGVSRSLREKYNRQPTDAEIAGALEISQSEWQEIKLAWVNCSPLSLDVPIQDGEEGSTSLGELVPDPNYRSFQLAQEDQIRLKQALVQLENRTREVLECVFLHDLTQKQVAEHLGISVVTVARKVKKGLEMLKTIMVVPEN; from the coding sequence ATGCCCAATACAGCCACGAACGAACTAAAACATGAGATTTCACAGTTGTTGCGAGAATATGAGCAATGTCCTTCAGAACGCCTTCGTAATCAACTGGTGAAACTAAATTTTGGACTGGTGAGAAAAGAAGCTCACTACTGGATAAATCAATCTCATGAAAGCTATGAAGATTTGATCCAAGTCGGCTGTTTGGGTTTAATTAGAGCTATTGAGAAATTTGAACTTTCTAAAGGGCACGCCTTTAGTTCTTACGCTATTCCTTACATTCGCGGGGAAATTCAACATTACCTCCGGGACAAAGGCGTAACCATACGGATACCCCGGCGCTGGTTAGCACTGCAACAGCAAGCCATAGGTGTTTCCCGTTCTTTGCGGGAAAAATACAACCGCCAACCGACTGATGCAGAAATAGCTGGTGCATTGGAAATTTCTCAAAGTGAATGGCAGGAAATTAAATTAGCATGGGTGAATTGCTCTCCCCTGAGTTTGGATGTACCCATACAGGATGGAGAAGAAGGATCTACCAGTTTGGGGGAATTGGTTCCCGATCCCAATTACCGCAGCTTTCAATTAGCGCAAGAAGACCAAATCAGATTAAAACAAGCATTAGTACAGTTGGAAAACCGCACCCGGGAAGTTTTAGAATGCGTGTTTTTACATGATTTGACACAGAAGCAAGTTGCAGAACATTTAGGAATTAGTGTAGTTACTGTTGCTCGTAAAGTCAAAAAAGGACTGGAGATGCTGAAAACAATCATGGTAGTGCCTGAAAATTAA
- a CDS encoding cell division protein FtsQ/DivIB codes for MSGIVSISRNNLAQRRKKLRRQQQIKIIHTIWRTLAASSLAGGLLWVTLQPMWVLKTPAQIVIKSGNQLLSEQTIQSLLALSYPQSLWRIEPSAIAETLEAQPAIAQATVSRRLFPPGLIIEIQERLPVAMIHTLPKQSITSCNTQPQSSANSGKQATSSCLQNTPAGSKQDDVSLLDASGALIPLAKYTALNPTGKLPTLKVLGSPEKYCPYWTELYQAVSQSSVKVMEIDCQDPTNLILTTELGNVHLGVPNAQLPEKIQLLVQMRHLPAKFKPKQLAYIDIKNPDQPLVQMNQK; via the coding sequence ATGTCCGGTATAGTATCAATTTCCCGTAATAATTTAGCTCAACGCCGTAAAAAATTACGTAGGCAGCAGCAAATAAAAATCATCCACACTATTTGGCGAACACTCGCTGCCAGTAGTCTAGCAGGTGGATTGCTCTGGGTAACACTCCAACCAATGTGGGTGTTAAAAACACCTGCACAAATAGTCATAAAATCAGGCAATCAATTATTATCCGAGCAAACTATTCAATCGCTGTTGGCGCTGTCCTATCCCCAATCTTTGTGGCGAATAGAACCTTCTGCAATTGCCGAAACTTTAGAAGCACAACCCGCTATTGCACAAGCCACTGTAAGCCGTCGTCTGTTTCCTCCTGGTTTAATTATTGAAATTCAAGAGAGATTACCAGTGGCAATGATTCACACCCTACCAAAGCAAAGCATAACCAGTTGCAATACTCAGCCTCAATCTTCGGCAAACTCTGGCAAACAAGCAACATCTTCATGTTTGCAAAATACTCCTGCTGGAAGCAAACAGGATGATGTCAGTTTACTAGATGCTAGTGGCGCTTTGATTCCTCTAGCAAAATACACTGCACTTAACCCCACAGGTAAATTGCCTACCCTCAAAGTTCTTGGTTCACCAGAAAAATATTGCCCCTATTGGACTGAACTTTATCAAGCTGTCAGTCAGAGTTCTGTTAAAGTGATGGAAATTGATTGCCAAGATCCCACAAATTTAATTTTGACAACAGAATTAGGAAATGTGCATCTTGGTGTTCCTAATGCCCAATTACCGGAAAAAATCCAGTTACTTGTGCAAATGCGGCATTTACCAGCAAAATTCAAGCCCAAACAATTAGCCTATATTGATATCAAAAATCCTGACCAACCTTTAGTACAAATGAACCAAAAATAA
- the grxC gene encoding glutaredoxin 3, whose translation MTAKVEIYTWSTCPFCNRAKNLLLNKGVDFIEYNIDGDEVARNEMAQRANGKRSLPQIFINDHHIGGCDNLYTLDSTGQLDTLLGGSKV comes from the coding sequence ATGACTGCCAAAGTAGAAATCTACACTTGGAGTACCTGCCCATTTTGTAACCGTGCCAAAAACCTACTATTAAATAAAGGCGTTGATTTCATCGAATACAACATTGATGGAGATGAGGTAGCAAGAAATGAAATGGCTCAAAGAGCAAATGGAAAGCGTTCTCTGCCTCAAATTTTTATCAATGATCATCACATTGGTGGTTGTGATAATCTTTACACTTTAGACAGCACAGGCCAACTGGATACTCTTCTTGGAGGTTCTAAGGTTTAG
- the ftsZ gene encoding cell division protein FtsZ gives MTFDNNQELTYKNAQSVGQTGLSLPVNSNNPFGSSGLNFAQSNDSKKMTESSRIGEIVPGRVANIKVIGVGGGGGNAVNRMIESDVSGVEFWSINTDAQALTLAGAPSRLQIGQKLTRGLGAGGNPAIGQKAAEESRDEIATALEGADLVFITAGMGGGTGTGAAPIVAEVAKEMGALTVGVVTRPFVFEGRRRTSQAEQGIEGLKSRVDTLIIIPNNKLLEVIPEQTPVQEAFRYADDVLRQGVQGISDIITIPGLVNVDFADVRAVMADAGSALMGIGVSSGKSRAREAAIAAISSPLLECSIEGARGVVFNITGGSDLTLHEVNAAAETIYEVVDPNANIIFGAVIDDRLQGEVRITVIATGFTGEIQAAPQQTVSTPRVVTPSPRKPGVQPTVNQPTVNQPTVNQPTSTPEPKEKPILDIPDFLQRRRTPPKN, from the coding sequence ATGACATTTGATAATAACCAAGAGCTTACTTATAAAAATGCCCAATCTGTGGGACAAACAGGGTTATCTTTGCCAGTTAACTCTAATAATCCCTTTGGTAGTTCCGGGCTAAACTTTGCCCAAAGTAACGACAGTAAAAAGATGACGGAAAGTAGCCGGATCGGTGAAATTGTTCCGGGACGAGTCGCCAATATTAAAGTTATTGGTGTTGGTGGAGGCGGTGGTAATGCTGTTAACCGCATGATTGAATCTGATGTTTCTGGGGTGGAATTTTGGTCAATTAACACCGATGCCCAAGCCTTGACTTTAGCTGGCGCTCCCAGTCGTTTGCAAATTGGGCAAAAACTGACCAGGGGTTTAGGTGCGGGGGGTAATCCTGCCATTGGTCAAAAGGCAGCGGAAGAATCTCGTGATGAAATTGCTACCGCTTTAGAAGGTGCTGATTTAGTATTTATCACCGCTGGTATGGGTGGAGGTACGGGAACAGGTGCAGCGCCAATTGTGGCGGAAGTGGCCAAGGAAATGGGCGCTTTGACTGTGGGTGTAGTGACCCGTCCGTTTGTATTTGAAGGACGGCGACGCACCAGCCAAGCCGAGCAGGGTATTGAAGGATTAAAAAGTCGGGTTGATACTCTGATTATTATCCCTAACAATAAGTTGTTAGAGGTGATTCCTGAACAAACACCTGTACAAGAGGCTTTTCGCTATGCGGATGATGTGTTGCGTCAAGGGGTACAGGGTATTTCTGATATTATTACGATTCCTGGTTTGGTGAATGTGGACTTTGCCGATGTGCGAGCAGTCATGGCAGATGCAGGATCAGCATTGATGGGGATTGGCGTGAGTTCTGGTAAATCTAGAGCTAGAGAAGCTGCGATCGCCGCGATTTCCTCACCATTATTAGAATGCTCTATTGAAGGTGCTAGAGGAGTTGTCTTCAATATCACTGGTGGTAGTGATCTCACTCTGCATGAAGTGAATGCGGCTGCGGAAACAATTTATGAGGTGGTTGATCCCAATGCCAATATTATTTTCGGCGCAGTGATTGATGACAGACTGCAAGGAGAAGTCAGAATTACCGTGATTGCGACTGGGTTTACCGGAGAAATTCAAGCTGCGCCACAACAAACTGTGTCCACTCCCAGAGTAGTTACTCCATCTCCCAGGAAGCCAGGAGTACAACCAACTGTTAATCAACCAACTGTTAATCAACCAACTGTTAATCAACCAACCTCAACTCCTGAGCCTAAAGAAAAACCGATTTTAGATATTCCTGATTTTCTCCAACGACGACGCACGCCACCTAAAAATTAA
- the gshB gene encoding glutathione synthase, translated as MKLAFIIDPIHQLDPCHDTSVALMEAAQILGHEVWITQANLLNVVDSKAWAVLQQVELVPVELIEGRWVAANPWYKLGSSLFTALESMDAVFMRTDPPVNDSYLYATYILDYIDQNKTLVINNPNGIRAANEKMYALQFTQAIPETIVSADKKVIRQFVEAKGATVLKPLGNKAGEGILFLQSGDRNFNSIVELSTLQGRLPVMVQNYLPAAKDGDKRIILLNGEPIGALNRLSSGSDFRNNMATGGTVAKTEITAREQEICTLLAEKLRQDGLIFVGIDVIGGYLTEVNVTSPTGIREIDRLDGTHLAHQVIQWLEQVTGATPR; from the coding sequence GTGAAACTGGCTTTTATTATTGATCCCATCCATCAGCTTGACCCTTGCCATGATACGAGTGTTGCCCTCATGGAAGCAGCGCAAATTCTTGGTCATGAAGTTTGGATAACCCAAGCGAATTTGTTAAATGTTGTGGATAGCAAAGCTTGGGCTGTTTTACAGCAAGTAGAACTTGTACCAGTGGAATTAATAGAGGGACGTTGGGTAGCCGCAAATCCTTGGTATAAGTTAGGTTCTAGCCTCTTCACTGCTTTGGAGTCAATGGACGCTGTATTTATGCGGACAGATCCACCAGTAAACGATTCCTACCTCTATGCTACTTATATTTTGGATTACATTGACCAAAATAAAACCCTGGTAATTAACAACCCCAATGGTATCAGAGCCGCAAATGAAAAAATGTATGCCTTGCAATTTACTCAAGCCATCCCTGAAACCATTGTGAGTGCTGATAAAAAGGTGATCCGCCAATTTGTAGAAGCTAAGGGTGCAACAGTTCTCAAACCATTGGGCAACAAAGCTGGGGAGGGGATTTTATTTTTACAATCAGGCGATCGCAATTTTAACTCAATAGTCGAACTCAGTACCCTCCAAGGTCGATTACCAGTAATGGTACAAAACTATTTACCCGCAGCTAAGGACGGAGACAAGCGAATTATCTTGCTCAATGGCGAACCCATTGGGGCGCTCAATCGCCTTTCTAGTGGCAGTGATTTTCGCAATAATATGGCCACGGGTGGTACTGTTGCTAAAACAGAAATTACCGCAAGAGAACAGGAAATTTGCACCTTATTGGCGGAAAAACTGCGTCAAGACGGCTTGATTTTTGTTGGTATTGACGTGATTGGTGGCTACCTCACAGAAGTCAACGTTACCAGTCCCACGGGCATCCGAGAAATTGATCGCCTAGATGGTACTCACCTTGCTCATCAGGTTATTCAGTGGCTAGAGCAGGTGACAGGTGCTACGCCACGGTGA